In a single window of the Serratia quinivorans genome:
- a CDS encoding tetrathionate reductase subunit C: protein MIREIMARPQEIAWLPWAVQYFFFIGLACGSIMIAVWLRWRDPQNTSRLELAAVSLAVVSGTVAPMALSADLHQPARIWHFYAYFTPWSWMSLGSLFLPLFTLLVVSYFVLLLRGQLRAKTLPFWARWLQFRPAWREEKWLRWVALANLLSAVSILLYTGREVSVLRAQPLWYSLWLPWLLLLTAMQAVPPLLACWLRQEPQWQPRLARYQAVSLLLLCLSGLGWWLDGSTSSVALRSLSTQGAVWQWAGIAFVGLTLFLLALAWRTRHRPLGTKGLLAQSTAALLLCWGVRWMLLMQTQTLPKFNVLTNPYVLPLGSEGLLAILGTLGLWMALIIGIRELQHGLMEKKHYG, encoded by the coding sequence GCATGCGGCAGCATCATGATTGCCGTCTGGCTGCGCTGGCGCGATCCGCAGAACACATCCCGGTTGGAGCTAGCCGCCGTCTCGCTGGCGGTGGTGAGCGGCACCGTGGCGCCGATGGCCCTAAGCGCGGACTTACATCAGCCCGCCCGCATCTGGCATTTCTATGCCTACTTTACCCCCTGGTCGTGGATGTCGCTCGGCTCGCTATTTTTACCGCTGTTTACCCTGCTGGTGGTCAGCTATTTCGTTCTGCTGCTACGGGGGCAATTACGCGCGAAGACCTTGCCGTTTTGGGCGCGCTGGTTACAGTTCCGCCCGGCATGGCGTGAAGAAAAATGGCTGCGTTGGGTAGCGTTGGCCAATTTACTGTCTGCGGTCAGTATCCTGCTTTATACCGGACGCGAAGTTTCAGTGCTGCGGGCGCAGCCACTTTGGTACAGCCTTTGGTTACCCTGGCTGCTGTTGCTTACCGCCATGCAGGCCGTCCCGCCGCTGTTGGCCTGTTGGCTGCGTCAGGAACCGCAATGGCAGCCGCGTCTGGCTCGCTATCAGGCCGTCAGCCTGCTGTTGCTGTGCCTTTCCGGTCTTGGCTGGTGGCTGGATGGCAGCACTTCTTCCGTCGCGTTGCGCTCGCTTTCGACTCAGGGGGCGGTCTGGCAGTGGGCCGGTATCGCCTTTGTCGGCTTAACCCTATTTCTGTTGGCGCTGGCGTGGCGCACCCGCCATCGGCCGTTGGGCACGAAAGGGCTACTGGCGCAATCTACCGCGGCGTTGCTGCTGTGCTGGGGCGTGCGCTGGATGCTGTTGATGCAAACCCAGACGCTGCCCAAGTTCAACGTATTGACCAATCCCTATGTGTTACCCCTCGGCAGCGAAGGGCTGTTGGCGATCCTGGGCACCCTGGGTTTATGGATGGCTTTAATCATTGGAATTCGTGAATTACAGCATGGGCTGATGGAGAAAAAACACTATGGCTAA
- the ddhA gene encoding Dimethylsulfide dehydrogenase subunit alpha precursor, with translation MANSTRRQWLKGGLALGGLAVFGASYSEMVQKVFTGLRDGSSGKLTLDRISANSLPTEGHRHPEGWQANPQQAVSMTQCFGCWTLCGLRVRVDRDSNQILRVAGNPYHPLSHDRHFPYSLPVSDALNRLGGDEGLEQRSTACARGATLLEGLTSPYRVLEPMKRVGPRGSGQWQRISFEQLIHEVVEGGDLFGEGPVEGLRAIRDLETPLDPEQPSLGPKANQLLVTNAGDEGRDAFIKRFAQNAFGTRNFGHHGAYCGLAYRAGSGALMGDLETNAHVKPDWDNLRFGLFLGTSPAQSGNPFKRQGRQLANARLRDEFRYVVVAPALPLTTTLANDHNRWVPVLPGTDSALVMGMIRWIIEQESYNADYLALPGETAMQAAGEKSWTNATHLVVMNDDHPLCGQFLRQVHLDGGTTGEAESPPLVWDTQRAEPVSANQALQGALRVEQQLRLADGSQVQVRSSFLCLQRAAERFTLAEYSTRCGVSAETIAALAKEFTSYQRQAAVIAHGGMMSGNGFYNSWAVMMLNALIGNLNLKGGVSVGGGKFKEFADGPRYNLKTFPGMVKPKGLVLSRSKQAYEQSDEYRRKIEQGDKPYPARGPWYPFVAGQFTEQLAPALMGYPYPLKAWISHMGNPLYGVAGLREVVESRLKDPRQLPLFIAIDAFINETSALADYIVPDTHNFESWGFTAPWSGVMVRASTARWPIVPARTALTADGQPVALESFVIALSKAMGLPGFGDAALQDTQGNTFGLHSAEDYYLRAAANVAFAGEPLPEATKSELRLTGVDRLQPALDKVLKADERLRVGYMLARGGRFAPYEQAWRGNETGPQWKKGLNIWNEEVARHRHAMTGERYSGCPTYYPPRFADGSDVGEHYPPEAWPFRLMSFKSHLMSSSTAPIDRLRAVKPVNLVALNPADGELYGLQHGDRVQLQTPGGSVEAQISLLDGVMPGVIAIEHGYGHREMGARAHLLDGQPLAADARIAAGINLNDLGLPDPTREISNSWLDWVSGAAVRQGLPARLQRLG, from the coding sequence ATGGCTAATTCAACGCGGCGTCAGTGGTTGAAAGGTGGGCTCGCCCTGGGTGGATTGGCAGTGTTTGGTGCCAGTTACAGCGAGATGGTGCAGAAAGTGTTTACCGGCCTGCGTGACGGCAGCAGCGGTAAATTGACGCTCGACCGGATCAGCGCCAACTCGCTGCCGACAGAGGGCCATCGGCACCCGGAAGGTTGGCAGGCCAATCCACAGCAGGCGGTGTCCATGACCCAGTGTTTTGGCTGCTGGACGCTGTGCGGCCTGCGGGTCAGGGTGGATCGCGACAGTAATCAGATTTTACGCGTGGCGGGCAACCCTTATCATCCGCTGTCTCACGACCGCCACTTTCCCTACTCTTTGCCGGTGAGTGATGCACTCAACCGTCTGGGGGGCGATGAAGGCCTTGAACAGCGTTCCACCGCCTGCGCCCGCGGTGCGACCTTGCTGGAAGGGCTGACCAGCCCTTACCGCGTGCTGGAACCGATGAAGCGGGTAGGGCCACGCGGCAGCGGGCAGTGGCAGCGCATCAGTTTTGAACAGTTGATCCACGAAGTGGTCGAGGGCGGCGATCTGTTTGGTGAGGGGCCGGTTGAGGGGCTGCGGGCGATCCGCGATCTCGAGACGCCGCTCGATCCTGAGCAACCTTCGCTGGGGCCAAAGGCCAATCAGTTGCTGGTCACCAATGCCGGTGATGAAGGGCGGGACGCTTTTATCAAACGCTTTGCGCAAAATGCCTTTGGGACACGTAATTTCGGCCATCACGGCGCTTATTGCGGGCTGGCTTACCGTGCGGGATCCGGGGCGTTAATGGGGGATTTGGAAACCAATGCGCACGTTAAACCGGATTGGGACAATTTGCGTTTTGGCTTGTTCCTCGGCACTTCGCCGGCACAGTCCGGCAACCCATTTAAACGTCAGGGGCGTCAGTTGGCCAACGCCCGTCTGCGTGATGAATTTCGTTACGTGGTGGTGGCACCGGCGTTGCCGTTGACCACTACGCTGGCCAACGATCACAACCGTTGGGTGCCGGTGTTGCCGGGCACCGATTCCGCGCTGGTGATGGGCATGATCCGCTGGATCATCGAACAGGAGAGTTATAACGCCGACTACCTGGCGCTGCCCGGCGAGACGGCTATGCAGGCGGCCGGTGAAAAGAGCTGGACCAATGCCACGCACCTGGTGGTGATGAATGACGATCATCCGTTGTGCGGCCAGTTTTTGCGTCAGGTGCATTTGGACGGCGGCACAACCGGAGAGGCCGAAAGCCCGCCTTTGGTCTGGGATACGCAGCGGGCTGAACCGGTGTCGGCTAACCAGGCGCTACAGGGCGCGTTGCGGGTGGAGCAACAGCTGCGGCTGGCCGACGGTTCACAGGTCCAGGTGCGTTCGAGCTTTCTCTGTCTGCAGCGGGCGGCTGAGCGCTTCACGCTGGCTGAGTACAGTACTCGTTGTGGCGTCAGTGCCGAGACCATTGCAGCGCTGGCCAAAGAGTTTACTTCCTATCAGCGGCAAGCGGCGGTGATCGCCCATGGCGGCATGATGAGCGGCAACGGTTTCTATAACAGTTGGGCGGTGATGATGCTCAATGCGCTGATCGGTAACCTGAATCTTAAGGGCGGCGTCTCGGTCGGCGGCGGTAAGTTCAAAGAGTTTGCCGATGGGCCGCGCTATAACCTGAAGACATTTCCCGGCATGGTGAAACCGAAAGGGTTGGTGCTGTCGCGTAGCAAACAGGCGTACGAACAATCGGACGAATATCGCCGCAAGATTGAGCAGGGTGACAAACCTTACCCGGCGCGCGGTCCCTGGTACCCGTTTGTCGCGGGCCAGTTCACCGAGCAATTGGCCCCGGCGCTGATGGGATATCCCTACCCGCTAAAAGCCTGGATCAGCCATATGGGTAACCCGCTGTACGGGGTTGCCGGTCTGCGAGAGGTGGTTGAAAGCCGGTTGAAAGATCCCCGGCAACTGCCGCTGTTTATCGCGATAGATGCCTTTATTAACGAAACCAGTGCGTTGGCGGATTACATCGTGCCGGACACTCACAACTTCGAAAGCTGGGGTTTTACCGCTCCCTGGTCCGGTGTGATGGTGCGGGCGAGTACTGCGCGCTGGCCTATTGTCCCGGCGCGTACCGCGCTCACGGCCGATGGGCAGCCGGTAGCGCTGGAAAGCTTTGTTATTGCTTTATCGAAGGCCATGGGGTTGCCGGGGTTTGGCGATGCGGCGCTGCAAGATACGCAAGGCAACACTTTTGGATTACACAGCGCCGAAGATTATTATCTGCGTGCTGCAGCCAACGTGGCTTTTGCCGGTGAGCCGTTGCCCGAAGCGACGAAAAGCGAACTGCGGCTGACCGGTGTTGATCGCCTGCAACCCGCACTGGATAAGGTGCTGAAAGCGGATGAACGGTTGCGGGTCGGCTATATGCTGGCTCGGGGTGGGCGTTTTGCACCTTATGAGCAGGCCTGGCGAGGCAATGAAACCGGGCCGCAGTGGAAAAAAGGGCTGAATATCTGGAATGAAGAGGTGGCGCGTCATCGCCATGCCATGACCGGAGAGCGTTATAGCGGCTGTCCGACCTATTATCCCCCGCGTTTTGCCGACGGCTCCGATGTTGGGGAGCACTATCCGCCAGAGGCATGGCCGTTCCGCCTGATGTCGTTCAAGTCGCATCTGATGAGCAGCTCTACGGCGCCCATTGATCGCCTGCGTGCAGTGAAACCAGTCAACCTGGTGGCGCTCAATCCGGCCGATGGTGAGCTTTATGGACTACAACATGGCGATCGGGTGCAGTTGCAAACCCCAGGTGGCAGCGTTGAGGCGCAGATCAGCTTGCTCGACGGCGTGATGCCCGGCGTGATTGCTATTGAGCACGGTTATGGCCATCGCGAGATGGGGGCGCGTGCGCACCTGCTGGATGGTCAGCCACTGGCTGCCGATGCGCGCATTGCCGCCGGAATCAACTTAAACGACCTTGGGTTGCCGGATCCGACCAGAGAAATCAGCAATAGCTGGCTGGATTGGGTCAGCGGGGCGGCGGTGCGCCAGGGGCTACCGGCAAGGTTGCAACGGCTGGGTTAA